The Ammospiza caudacuta isolate bAmmCau1 chromosome 17, bAmmCau1.pri, whole genome shotgun sequence genome has a segment encoding these proteins:
- the LOC131565347 gene encoding hexosaminidase D-like: MAFQRSHRLNLLRLVVLLLVALAGIKFLFRDSLTLELHKHVSKDSGFWGDTGDVVQDVIPQSQQVLEAPAAKIMTLKQKQQVPRDVSATQMRLVHLDLKGAAPRVSYLEQVFPLLSQLGANGVLIEYEDMFPFKGELEILRSPYAYSEEDIERIQQLAEQHKLEVVPLVQTFGHVEFILKHEKYQHLREVERFPNSFNPHVPDTLALLKSVLSQVIEKHRRSSWIHIGADEVFHLGEGMDSKNWMSQHKGDVGTMYLRHIKEVLGFLTAQYWGLRVLMWDDMLRKISVGALRESGIAKHVSPVLWFYAPDFEAEQIVQFLTKYVESGFEAVWFASAFKGTTGPAQAWTPLSYHLKNHLSWLKVMQAVPRLAPLRLQGVVLTGWQRYDHYSVLCELLPVSIPSLAICLQTLVNGGFTEEAKRKVLDVLGLDSVQLEQSTCEGRGAFPGVEIYHMVEQVNGHLKESILKVLEEESAIKGWFSPYHRKRQFGNPRNMESFGSKVLKLHEDWESFVRDLRAQLDRIYFPDTVEEWLEENVNPYLDQLRDLVRDYRAIIRLKGRPKAT, encoded by the exons aTGGCCTTCCAGAGGAGCCACCGGCTGAACCTGCTGCGCCTCGTCGTGCTGCTCCTCGTGGCCTTGGCTGGCATCAAGTTCCTCTTCCGTGACAG cctcacccTGGAGCTGCACAAGCACGTCAGCAAGGACAGCGGGTTCTGGGGGGACACGGGTGACGTCGTCCAGGACGTCAtcccccagagccagcaggttctGGAGGCCCCTGCAGCAAAGATAATGACCCTGAAGCAAAAGCAGCAGGTCCCCAGGGATGTCAGTGCCACCCAGATGAGGCTGGTCCACCTGGACCTCAAGGGAGCTGCGCCCAGAGTCTCCTacctggagcag gtgttccccctcctgtcccagctgggagcCAACGGCGTCCTCATCGAGTACGAGGACATGTTCCCCTTCAAGGGGGAGCTGGAAATCCTCAGGTCCCCGTACGCTTACAG cgAGGAGGACATCGAGCGGATCCAGCAGCTGGCGGAGCAGCACAAGCTGGAGGTGGTTCCCCTGGTGCAGACCTTTGGCCACGTGGAG TTCATCCTCAAGCACGAGAAGTACCAGCACCTGCGGGAGGTCGAGCGCTTCCCCAACAGCTTCAACCCCCACGTGCCCGACACGCTGGCCCTGCTCAAGAGCGTCCTGTCCCAGGTGATCGAGAAGCACCGCCGCTCCTCCTGGATCCACATCGGGGCAGACGAg GTTTTCCACCTCGGGGAGGGGATGGACTCCAAGAACTGGATGAGCCAGCACAAGGGCGACGTGGGCACCATGTACCTGAGGCACATCAAGGAGGTTCTGGGCTTCCTGACGGCGCAGTACTGGGGGCTGCGCGTGCTCATGTGGGACGACATGCTGAGGAAGATCAGCGTGGGAGCCCTGCGGG agtCCGGGATAGCCAAGCACGTCTCACCCGTGCTGTGGTTCTACGCACCCGACTTTGAGGCTGAGCAGATCG TGCAGTTCCTCACCAAGTACGTGGAGAGCGGCTTCGAGGCCGTGTGGTTCGCCAGCGCCTTCAAGGGCACCACGGGGCCGGCGCAGGCCTGGACCCCGCTGAGCTACCACCTGAAAAACCACCTGAGCTGGCTGAAGGTGATGCAGGCCGTGCCACGGCTGGCCCCGCTGCGCTTGCAGGGCGTTGTGCTCACCGGCTGGCAGAG gtaCGATCACTACTCGGTGCTCTGTGAGCTGCTGCCCGTCAGCATCCCCTCGCTGGCCATCTGCCTGCAGACCCTGGTGAACG GGGGCTTCACAGAAGAGGCAAAGAGGAAggtgctggatgtgctgggcttGGACAGcgtgcagctggagcagagcaccTG cgAGGGCAGGGGAGCGTTCCCTGGTGTGGAGATCTACCACATGGTGGAGCAGGTCAATGGCCACCTGAAGGAGAGCATCCTCAaggtgctggaggaggagag TGCCATCAAGGGCTGGTTCAGCCCCTACCACAGGAAGCGGCAGTTTGGGAACCCCCGCAACATGGAGAGCTTTGGCAGCAAGGTGCTGAA gCTCCATGAGGACTGGGAGAGCTTTGTCCGTGACCTGCGTGCCCAGCTGGACAGGATCTACTTCCCTGACACGGTGGAGGAGTGGCTGGAGGAGAACGTCAACCCCTACCTGGACCAGCTGCGGGACCTGGTGCGGGACTACCGAGCCATCATCCGCCTCAAGGGCCGGCCCAAGGCCACGTAG